One Frankia alni ACN14a DNA window includes the following coding sequences:
- a CDS encoding ABC transporter ATP-binding protein, translating to MFARRSVPPTAPAPEPAPGDPRRPAGPGVELRGVAKRFGDITAVAGADLSVPPNGRLGVVGPSGCGKSTLLSMICGLTGPDAGTIDVLGAADAPGRLARCAWMPQRDLLLPWRGVLANARIPLENQGLTRREASQRVRPLLDRFGLAEFADHRPAQLSGGMRQRVSFLRTVAADKPVLLLDEPFGALDSITRADLQDWLRAMLADEPRTVVLVTHDVEEALLLCDRVVVMSARPGRIVASVDVPPYAGTGAAARRARLADPAFIALRDSVLAHLESAR from the coding sequence GTGTTCGCACGCCGATCGGTCCCGCCGACGGCCCCGGCGCCGGAGCCGGCGCCGGGCGATCCCCGCCGGCCGGCGGGGCCGGGTGTGGAGCTGCGTGGGGTCGCCAAGCGATTCGGCGACATCACCGCGGTGGCCGGCGCGGACCTGTCCGTTCCCCCCAACGGCCGCCTGGGCGTCGTCGGCCCGAGCGGGTGCGGCAAGTCGACGCTGCTGTCGATGATCTGTGGGCTGACCGGCCCGGATGCCGGCACCATCGACGTGCTCGGCGCCGCGGACGCGCCGGGGCGGCTGGCCCGCTGCGCCTGGATGCCCCAGCGCGACCTGTTGCTGCCCTGGCGCGGGGTGCTCGCCAACGCGCGCATCCCGCTGGAGAACCAGGGCCTGACCCGCCGGGAGGCGTCGCAACGGGTCAGGCCGCTGCTCGACCGGTTCGGCCTCGCCGAGTTCGCCGACCACCGGCCGGCGCAGCTCTCCGGCGGGATGCGCCAGCGGGTCTCGTTCCTGCGCACGGTGGCCGCGGACAAGCCGGTGCTGCTGCTCGACGAGCCGTTCGGCGCCCTCGACTCGATCACCCGGGCGGACCTGCAGGACTGGCTGCGCGCGATGCTCGCCGACGAGCCCCGCACCGTCGTGCTCGTCACCCACGACGTCGAGGAGGCGCTGCTGCTGTGCGACCGGGTGGTGGTGATGTCGGCCCGCCCCGGCCGGATCGTCGCCTCCGTCGACGTGCCGCCCTACGCCGGCACCGGCGCCGCGGCGCGGCGGGCCCGGCTCGCGGACCCCGCATTCATCGCGTTGCGCGACAGCGTCCTCGCCCACCTGGAGAGCGCCCGTTGA
- the gnd gene encoding phosphogluconate dehydrogenase (NAD(+)-dependent, decarboxylating) — protein sequence MQLGMVGLGRMGANLVRRLIRDGHECVVYDVNAEAIKALEAEGATGAGTLAEFAAALRPPRTAWIMVPAGLTGQTVDAVAEHFAPDDVIIDGGNSYYRDDIHKAAELATKGIHYVDVGTSGGVFGLERGYCLMIGGEPAVVARLEPLFETIAPGVGAVPRTPGRAGEPVQAEKGYLYCGPNGAGHFVKMVHNGIEYGMMAAFAEGLAILDKANIGREALEHNAETAPLGDPQYYQYDFDTAAIAEVWRRGSVVSSWLLDLTATALQEDPELAEFSGRVSDSGEGRWTVLAAVEEGVPAHVLTASLYERFSSRGEGLFADKLLSAMRKQFGGHAEQHAPKAG from the coding sequence ATGCAGCTCGGGATGGTCGGCCTCGGCCGGATGGGCGCCAACCTGGTTCGCCGGCTGATCCGCGACGGCCACGAGTGCGTGGTCTACGACGTGAACGCCGAGGCCATCAAGGCCCTGGAGGCCGAGGGCGCCACGGGAGCGGGGACGCTCGCCGAGTTCGCCGCGGCGCTGCGTCCCCCGCGCACCGCCTGGATCATGGTGCCGGCCGGGTTGACCGGGCAGACCGTCGACGCCGTCGCCGAGCACTTCGCGCCGGACGACGTCATCATCGACGGCGGCAACTCGTACTACCGCGACGACATCCACAAGGCGGCCGAACTCGCCACCAAGGGCATCCACTACGTCGACGTCGGCACCTCCGGTGGCGTGTTCGGCCTGGAGCGCGGCTACTGCCTGATGATCGGCGGCGAGCCGGCGGTCGTGGCCCGGCTGGAGCCGCTGTTCGAGACGATCGCCCCCGGCGTCGGCGCCGTCCCCCGCACCCCCGGCCGCGCCGGCGAGCCGGTGCAGGCCGAGAAGGGCTACCTGTACTGCGGGCCGAACGGCGCCGGGCACTTCGTCAAGATGGTCCACAACGGCATCGAGTACGGCATGATGGCCGCGTTCGCCGAGGGACTCGCCATCCTCGACAAGGCGAACATCGGCCGGGAAGCCCTGGAGCACAACGCCGAGACGGCCCCGCTGGGCGACCCGCAGTACTACCAGTACGACTTCGACACCGCCGCGATCGCGGAGGTCTGGCGCCGCGGCAGCGTCGTCAGCTCCTGGCTGCTCGACCTCACCGCCACCGCCCTGCAGGAGGACCCCGAACTCGCCGAGTTCAGCGGCCGGGTCTCCGACTCGGGCGAGGGCCGCTGGACGGTGCTCGCCGCGGTGGAGGAGGGCGTGCCCGCGCACGTGCTGACCGCCTCCCTGTACGAGCGGTTCAGCTCCCGCGGCGAGGGCCTGTTCGCGGACAAGCTGCTCTCCGCGATGCGCAAGCAGTTCGGCGGCCATGCGGAGCAGCACGCTCCGAAGGCCGGCTGA
- a CDS encoding type IV toxin-antitoxin system AbiEi family antitoxin domain-containing protein, with translation MAHNPGRLSWQEIATPQAGVITIRDAVAAGLPRTEIRRRLDDGRWRQPFRGVLITDVTPTAGPQHLWAAVQAIGPEAVLAGGCAAALAGLVGHDPQPVTVLVPTDRRVSAPPGVLLRHSARLRSSEIDPLRLPPRTTPARSLIDMAEWAASRSLAQDVLADAVHQQIVTVRGLREALSRRGPISRRTLIAETLDRLGADAPHLTEIMFRRIERRRELPPAGYRVEGPADEPTSRLTVRYEPWRVRVEVAVEPTAKQPVTQCGSGQDTLIRLPAHLLRTAPDDAAEIVAGALRERGWVPPTDRPQRALAS, from the coding sequence ATGGCCCATAACCCTGGCCGACTCTCCTGGCAGGAGATCGCCACACCGCAGGCCGGCGTGATCACGATCCGCGACGCGGTCGCCGCCGGCCTCCCCCGCACCGAGATCCGCCGGCGCCTCGACGACGGCCGCTGGCGGCAGCCCTTCCGCGGCGTCCTGATCACCGACGTCACCCCCACCGCCGGCCCGCAGCACCTGTGGGCCGCGGTGCAGGCCATCGGGCCGGAGGCGGTGCTGGCGGGCGGATGCGCGGCGGCGCTCGCCGGGCTGGTCGGCCATGACCCCCAGCCGGTGACCGTGCTCGTCCCGACCGACCGCCGCGTCAGCGCTCCGCCGGGGGTGCTGCTGCGGCACAGCGCGCGCCTGAGATCCAGCGAGATCGACCCGCTCCGACTGCCCCCGCGGACCACCCCGGCCCGCTCCCTGATCGACATGGCGGAGTGGGCCGCGTCCCGGAGCCTGGCGCAGGATGTCCTCGCCGACGCCGTGCACCAGCAGATCGTCACCGTCCGCGGCCTGCGCGAGGCGTTGTCGCGGCGCGGCCCGATCAGCCGCCGCACGCTGATCGCCGAGACGCTGGATCGACTCGGTGCGGACGCGCCGCACCTCACCGAGATCATGTTCCGCCGGATCGAGCGGCGGCGCGAGCTGCCCCCCGCGGGCTACCGGGTCGAGGGTCCGGCGGACGAGCCGACCTCACGGCTCACCGTGCGTTATGAGCCGTGGCGGGTGCGCGTCGAGGTCGCGGTCGAACCGACCGCGAAGCAGCCGGTCACCCAGTGTGGTTCCGGTCAGGACACCCTGATCCGGCTGCCGGCGCACCTGCTGCGGACCGCACCGGACGACGCGGCCGAGATCGTCGCCGGGGCCCTGCGCGAGCGGGGCTGGGTGCCGCCGACGGATCGCCCCCAGCGGGCCCTGGCCTCCTGA
- a CDS encoding L,D-transpeptidase family protein, protein MTLVVGAAGAVHFGGPGSERDAGSSASATASAGSTPLAAGAQPVRPSRVEGANGAAGAPGAIPGIGPVMSAKIPRDALQVIVATGADRDANTNNVTLWQRADPDAPWEPFGAPLTGRNGANGWTFTHREGDLRSPIGVFSLTAAGGRLPDPGTGMPYEYRPAFYRTAAPQGQPMADAFNYVVAIDYNRLPGLPPSDPTRPLGDQVGGDIWLHVDHRSPTRGCVAVEQDALTSILRWLKPTAHPMIVMGDVGDLAADTT, encoded by the coding sequence GTGACTCTGGTCGTGGGCGCCGCGGGCGCCGTCCACTTCGGCGGTCCCGGCTCGGAGCGGGACGCGGGGTCGTCGGCGTCGGCCACCGCCTCGGCCGGGTCGACGCCCCTGGCGGCGGGCGCGCAGCCGGTGCGGCCGAGCCGGGTCGAGGGCGCGAACGGCGCGGCGGGGGCCCCGGGCGCGATCCCCGGTATCGGGCCGGTGATGTCGGCGAAGATTCCCCGGGACGCCCTTCAGGTGATCGTCGCCACCGGTGCCGACCGGGACGCGAACACCAACAACGTGACGCTGTGGCAGCGTGCGGACCCGGATGCCCCCTGGGAGCCGTTCGGTGCCCCGCTGACCGGGCGTAACGGCGCCAACGGGTGGACCTTCACCCACCGTGAGGGCGACCTGCGCAGCCCCATCGGGGTGTTCAGCCTGACGGCGGCCGGCGGCCGGTTGCCCGATCCGGGCACCGGCATGCCCTACGAGTACCGGCCGGCGTTCTACCGGACGGCGGCGCCGCAGGGGCAGCCGATGGCCGACGCTTTCAACTACGTCGTCGCCATCGACTACAACCGGCTGCCCGGGCTGCCCCCGTCGGACCCGACCCGGCCGTTGGGCGACCAGGTCGGCGGCGACATCTGGCTGCACGTCGACCATCGGTCGCCGACCCGGGGCTGCGTCGCCGTCGAGCAGGACGCGCTGACGTCGATCCTGCGCTGGCTGAAGCCCACCGCCCACCCCATGATCGTCATGGGTGACGTGGGTGATCTCGCCGCCGACACCACCTGA
- a CDS encoding GPGG-motif small membrane protein — protein MDTILWIIAAIFVIAGVVTIVRGGLIYGIVLIVVGLLIGPGGVSVFS, from the coding sequence ATGGACACCATTCTTTGGATCATCGCGGCGATCTTCGTCATCGCGGGGGTCGTCACAATCGTGCGCGGGGGTCTCATCTACGGCATTGTGCTCATCGTCGTCGGCCTGCTCATCGGCCCGGGTGGTGTTTCGGTGTTCAGTTGA
- a CDS encoding ATP-binding protein, which yields MLDGFQFHRILATPRRPEGTDRPDPVPPALFAALVGAHAELTSLGPSPAAPGVAVAWLRGPGEAHIRFLAGGRPYFPPGTIPAAAAAPPSPIGPPSPIGPPPLDGPDGWPEGGGLPPGDAWPGSQDGGLPPLPPLPRPPRSARPRPASAPRAAGPAPLLYPPGSTAVALAPGAVLDDLARFPYWLRCGGSPDALWAPGPGGEGGSQPPAGARRGSFDDYAAHLVGPFAWLVLAWPVTPHRLAEERDALARSIPALRLREHDQDARLDLERAERRHRELGRAAASGMWDVEILVGGASRAGAFSLAALLCSSSDLDELPYTLRPLGPATSFAGARAPRPADPADGAERSPFRAGAELLAALARPPGRELPGITLITPHTFDVTPEGPDGSGPADPRGAPGAVRLGDVLDAGWSPAGTLAVPRSTLNRHAFVCGATGSGKSQTVRSLLESLARAPAPVPWLVLEPAKAEYARMAGRLADLAGPPDVGDAARPGEVLVIRPGRLDAAPASLNPLEPEAGFPLQSHLDLVRALFLAAFEAHEPFPQVLARALTVCYRDLGWNLVLDRPEPPYRPRFRVYGPDADDPVEVRRRYPTLGDLQRTAARVVENIGYGAEVTADVRGFVDVRIGSLREGSPGRFFEGGHPIDIGALLTRNVVIELEDITSDQDKAFLLGAVLIRIVEHLRVRFGAAGAGGLRHVLVVEEAHRLLKNVTDGPAAAAVELFASLLAEIRAYGEGLVVVEQIPAKILPDVIKNTALKVMHRLPAADDREAVGATMNLRPEQSEAVVALPAGVAAVSVDGMDRPVLARMVAGDARESPHLARYDRVPLAGRRSLHCGAACAVGRACTLEETETAALAADDARLVLWVEAVAAHQVMGFAHVLGLAPFAPSPALRAMLAAQPPRRLDCLLAHATDRATDARARLLRPSVDADDFAAALRATLRRLLVGPSASADAPVDSRRFTAGVYRWQDVRLALGEAVRRQGPDAGPHPLTASWQDRGLAVAGATIGEQLAWLRASPVYAGGEDQVSVGDVTASGLVDAVRELAGGTDAGAVAIALEHACAGPGLTDLVDQIANLVETGPGGPLAGPEAPESAAAGR from the coding sequence GTGCTCGACGGCTTCCAGTTCCACCGCATCCTGGCCACTCCGCGGCGCCCGGAGGGGACCGACCGTCCCGATCCCGTCCCGCCCGCGCTGTTCGCCGCGCTCGTGGGCGCGCACGCCGAGCTGACCTCGCTCGGCCCCAGCCCGGCCGCGCCGGGCGTCGCCGTCGCCTGGCTGCGCGGGCCGGGCGAGGCCCACATCCGCTTCCTCGCCGGCGGCCGGCCCTACTTTCCCCCGGGCACCATCCCGGCGGCCGCGGCCGCCCCGCCATCCCCGATCGGCCCGCCATCCCCGATCGGCCCGCCGCCCCTCGACGGCCCCGACGGATGGCCCGAGGGCGGCGGCCTGCCGCCGGGCGACGCATGGCCGGGCTCGCAGGACGGCGGGCTGCCGCCACTCCCGCCGCTTCCCCGGCCGCCTCGGTCCGCCCGCCCCCGGCCCGCGTCGGCGCCGCGGGCGGCCGGACCGGCCCCGCTGTTGTATCCACCCGGGTCGACGGCCGTCGCGCTGGCGCCCGGTGCCGTCCTCGACGACCTCGCCCGTTTCCCGTACTGGCTGCGCTGCGGCGGCAGCCCGGACGCGTTGTGGGCGCCCGGACCGGGCGGGGAGGGCGGCAGCCAGCCTCCGGCCGGCGCGCGGCGCGGCTCGTTCGACGACTACGCCGCCCATCTCGTCGGCCCGTTCGCCTGGCTGGTGCTCGCCTGGCCGGTCACACCGCACCGCCTCGCCGAGGAACGCGACGCCCTCGCCCGGAGCATCCCCGCGCTGCGCCTGCGCGAGCACGACCAGGACGCCCGGCTCGACCTGGAACGGGCCGAGCGCCGCCACCGGGAACTCGGCCGCGCCGCGGCCAGCGGGATGTGGGACGTCGAGATCCTCGTCGGCGGGGCCAGCAGGGCCGGCGCGTTCTCCCTGGCGGCGCTGCTGTGCAGCTCCAGCGATCTCGACGAGCTGCCCTACACGCTGCGCCCGCTGGGCCCCGCGACGTCGTTCGCCGGCGCCCGGGCGCCGCGGCCGGCGGATCCCGCGGACGGGGCGGAGCGCAGCCCGTTCCGGGCCGGCGCCGAGCTGCTCGCGGCGCTGGCCCGACCGCCCGGCCGGGAACTTCCGGGCATCACGCTCATCACCCCGCACACGTTCGACGTGACGCCGGAGGGCCCGGACGGCAGCGGGCCCGCGGATCCCCGCGGCGCCCCCGGGGCGGTGCGGCTCGGTGACGTCCTCGACGCCGGCTGGTCGCCGGCCGGCACGCTCGCCGTCCCCCGGTCCACGCTCAACCGGCACGCGTTCGTCTGCGGAGCCACCGGCTCCGGCAAGTCGCAGACCGTCCGGTCGCTGTTGGAGTCGTTGGCCCGCGCCCCGGCGCCGGTGCCGTGGCTGGTGCTGGAGCCGGCGAAGGCGGAGTACGCGCGGATGGCGGGCCGGCTGGCCGACCTGGCCGGACCGCCGGACGTCGGGGATGCCGCGCGGCCGGGTGAGGTGCTCGTCATCCGGCCGGGCCGGCTGGACGCGGCGCCGGCGTCGCTGAACCCGTTGGAGCCGGAGGCCGGCTTCCCGCTGCAGAGCCACCTCGACCTGGTCCGCGCGCTGTTCCTCGCCGCGTTCGAGGCGCACGAGCCGTTCCCCCAGGTCCTGGCCCGGGCGCTCACCGTCTGCTACCGGGACCTGGGGTGGAACCTGGTACTCGACCGGCCCGAGCCGCCGTACCGGCCGCGGTTTCGCGTCTACGGGCCGGACGCGGACGACCCCGTCGAGGTTCGGCGGCGCTACCCGACCCTCGGCGACCTGCAGCGAACCGCCGCCAGGGTGGTCGAGAACATCGGCTACGGGGCGGAGGTCACTGCCGACGTCCGCGGGTTCGTCGACGTCCGCATCGGCAGCCTGCGGGAGGGCAGCCCGGGGCGGTTCTTCGAGGGCGGCCATCCCATCGACATCGGCGCCCTGCTGACCCGCAACGTCGTCATCGAGCTTGAGGACATCACCAGCGACCAGGACAAGGCGTTCCTGCTCGGGGCGGTGCTCATCCGCATCGTCGAGCACCTGCGGGTGCGGTTCGGGGCGGCCGGCGCCGGCGGGCTGCGCCACGTCCTCGTCGTCGAGGAGGCGCACCGGCTGCTCAAGAACGTCACCGACGGGCCGGCCGCGGCCGCGGTGGAGCTGTTCGCCTCCCTGCTCGCCGAGATCCGCGCCTACGGCGAGGGCCTCGTCGTCGTGGAGCAGATCCCGGCGAAGATCCTGCCCGACGTCATCAAGAACACCGCGCTGAAGGTGATGCACCGGCTGCCCGCCGCCGACGACCGAGAGGCCGTCGGTGCCACGATGAACCTGCGCCCGGAGCAGTCCGAGGCCGTCGTGGCGCTGCCGGCCGGGGTGGCCGCCGTCAGCGTGGACGGCATGGACCGCCCGGTGCTGGCCCGGATGGTCGCCGGCGACGCCCGGGAGTCGCCGCACCTCGCCCGGTACGACCGGGTCCCGCTGGCCGGCCGGCGCAGCCTGCACTGCGGCGCGGCGTGCGCCGTCGGGCGGGCGTGCACCCTGGAGGAGACCGAGACCGCGGCCCTGGCCGCCGACGACGCCCGGCTGGTGCTCTGGGTCGAGGCGGTCGCGGCCCACCAGGTGATGGGCTTCGCGCACGTGCTGGGACTCGCGCCGTTCGCCCCCTCGCCGGCGCTGCGCGCGATGCTGGCCGCGCAGCCGCCGCGGCGGCTCGACTGCCTGCTCGCGCACGCCACCGACCGGGCCACCGACGCCCGCGCCCGGCTGTTGCGCCCGTCCGTCGACGCGGACGACTTCGCCGCCGCGCTGCGCGCCACGCTGCGCCGACTGCTGGTCGGGCCGTCCGCGTCCGCCGACGCACCGGTGGACTCCCGGCGGTTCACCGCGGGCGTCTACCGCTGGCAGGACGTCCGGCTGGCGCTCGGCGAGGCCGTGCGCCGGCAGGGTCCGGACGCGGGCCCGCATCCGCTGACCGCGTCCTGGCAGGACCGCGGCCTGGCCGTCGCCGGCGCCACGATCGGCGAGCAGCTCGCCTGGCTGCGCGCCAGCCCGGTGTACGCGGGCGGCGAGGACCAGGTCAGCGTCGGCGACGTGACGGCGAGCGGGCTGGTCGACGCGGTGCGCGAACTCGCCGGCGGGACGGACGCCGGGGCCGTCGCGATCGCGCTGGAGCACGCCTGCGCCGGGCCCGGCCTGACGGACCTGGTCGACCAGATCGCCAACCTCGTCGAGACGGGCCCCGGCGGGCCGCTGGCCGGGCCCGAGGCGCCGGAATCAGCCGCGGCCGGCCGGTGA
- a CDS encoding ABC transporter permease — translation MRLWPSVLVGIVLLGAWEFVTRVLHVEEYILPAPDQVATTLADRWDSTLRSATWVTGTEIVLGFALSVAGGLALGCALHFSAAARRALYPLLIGSQTVPVVVLAPILAIIFGYSITPKLILVALICFFPVVVGTLDGLASVDPELVRMMRTLHGRRVAIFTRVEFPAALPSVFTGLRLAAAYAATGAVFGEYSGASDGLGHVMRQGVPQLQSALVFAAIVLLTAMSVALFAIVNGAERLLVPWHRSPTREGNHR, via the coding sequence ATGCGGTTGTGGCCGAGCGTCCTCGTCGGCATCGTGCTGCTCGGCGCCTGGGAGTTCGTCACCCGGGTGCTGCACGTCGAGGAGTACATCCTGCCGGCGCCGGACCAGGTGGCGACGACGCTGGCCGACCGGTGGGACAGCACCCTGCGCAGCGCCACCTGGGTCACCGGGACGGAGATCGTCCTCGGCTTCGCCCTCTCGGTCGCCGGCGGGCTCGCGCTCGGCTGCGCGCTGCACTTCTCCGCCGCGGCCCGCCGAGCGCTGTACCCGTTGCTCATCGGCTCCCAGACGGTCCCCGTCGTCGTCCTCGCCCCGATCCTGGCGATCATCTTCGGCTACAGCATCACCCCGAAGCTCATCCTGGTGGCGCTCATCTGCTTCTTCCCGGTGGTGGTCGGCACCCTCGACGGCCTCGCCTCGGTGGATCCGGAGCTCGTCCGGATGATGCGGACGCTGCACGGTCGACGGGTCGCCATCTTCACCCGGGTGGAGTTCCCGGCGGCGCTGCCCTCGGTGTTCACCGGCCTGCGCCTCGCCGCCGCCTACGCGGCGACCGGCGCGGTGTTCGGCGAGTACTCGGGCGCCTCCGACGGGCTGGGCCACGTGATGCGCCAGGGTGTCCCCCAGCTCCAGTCCGCGCTGGTGTTCGCCGCGATCGTGCTGCTCACCGCGATGTCCGTGGCCCTGTTCGCGATCGTGAACGGCGCCGAACGGCTGCTCGTCCCCTGGCACCGCAGTCCCACCCGAGAAGGGAACCACCGATGA
- a CDS encoding dihydrolipoyl dehydrogenase family protein, protein MDPDTQAGGTQAGDTRARDAQALAVHALEARVDVIVIGAGPAGENVAGRCADAGLAVTIVERELVGGECSYWGCIPSKTLIRPGEVLAAARRVPGAAAAVTGALDPAAVFARRDRLVGGFSDDSQVPWLTDKGVTLVRGTGRLTGRPRQVEVTGADGDRRVLTASRAVVVATGSRATVPPIPGLADAEPWDNRSATAATAVPRRLVVLGGGAVGAELAQAFRRLGSAEVTVVEGSPRLLAREEEFAGEQVRAAFEADGITVRLGTRAVDVRRGRPDSATSRGPVTVTLAAGAGPHSADDHAGSDRSGRSHAEGDHAEGDDSVRDDSMGDDSVGDTVVADEILVAVGRTPATGDLGLAAVGLQPGTFIEVDDRLLAVGVDGGWLYAVGDVCGRALLTHMAKYQARIVADVITGRRDAAGEPARDVADGLAIPRVTFTDPQASAVGLTERAAREAGLTVRAVSVATGGVAGASVRGEGIIGTSKIVVDESRRVLVGATFTGPDTQEMVHAATIAIVAAVPVERLWHAVPSFPTVCEVWLRLLEEYGL, encoded by the coding sequence ATGGATCCGGACACGCAGGCGGGGGGCACACAGGCGGGGGACACACGGGCGCGGGACGCCCAGGCGCTGGCTGTGCACGCGCTGGAGGCGCGGGTGGATGTGATCGTGATCGGCGCGGGTCCCGCCGGGGAGAACGTCGCCGGCCGGTGCGCCGACGCGGGGCTCGCCGTGACGATCGTCGAACGGGAGCTCGTCGGCGGTGAGTGCAGCTACTGGGGCTGCATCCCGAGCAAGACCCTCATCCGGCCGGGGGAGGTGCTGGCCGCGGCGCGGCGGGTGCCCGGCGCCGCTGCGGCCGTCACCGGCGCGCTGGACCCCGCGGCGGTGTTCGCGCGGCGTGACCGGCTGGTCGGTGGCTTCTCGGACGACTCCCAGGTGCCGTGGCTGACCGACAAGGGCGTGACGCTCGTGCGCGGAACCGGCCGGCTGACCGGCCGGCCGCGTCAGGTCGAGGTCACCGGCGCCGACGGTGATCGTCGGGTGCTGACCGCCTCGCGGGCGGTGGTCGTGGCCACCGGCAGCCGGGCGACGGTCCCGCCGATCCCGGGTCTCGCCGACGCCGAACCCTGGGACAACCGCTCGGCGACCGCCGCCACCGCGGTGCCGCGCCGCCTGGTGGTGCTCGGCGGCGGGGCCGTCGGCGCGGAGCTCGCCCAGGCGTTCCGCCGGCTCGGCAGCGCGGAGGTCACCGTCGTCGAGGGTTCGCCGCGACTGCTCGCCCGGGAGGAGGAGTTCGCCGGGGAGCAGGTACGCGCGGCCTTCGAGGCGGACGGCATCACGGTGCGCCTCGGCACCCGGGCCGTCGACGTACGACGCGGCCGCCCCGACTCCGCGACGTCGCGCGGCCCCGTGACCGTCACCCTCGCCGCCGGGGCGGGGCCGCACTCCGCGGACGATCACGCCGGCAGCGATCGCAGCGGGAGGAGTCACGCTGAGGGCGATCACGCTGAGGGCGATGACTCCGTACGTGATGACTCCATGGGCGATGACTCCGTGGGCGACACCGTCGTGGCGGACGAGATCCTGGTGGCGGTCGGGCGCACCCCGGCGACCGGGGACCTGGGCCTGGCCGCCGTCGGCCTGCAACCCGGCACGTTCATCGAGGTCGACGACCGTCTCCTGGCGGTCGGGGTGGACGGCGGCTGGCTGTACGCGGTCGGCGACGTCTGCGGCCGGGCCCTGCTCACCCACATGGCCAAGTACCAGGCGCGGATCGTCGCCGACGTCATCACCGGCCGCCGGGACGCCGCGGGTGAGCCCGCCCGGGACGTGGCCGACGGCCTCGCCATCCCGCGGGTGACCTTCACCGATCCCCAGGCCAGTGCGGTCGGGCTGACCGAGCGGGCCGCGCGGGAGGCGGGCCTGACGGTTCGGGCGGTCAGCGTCGCGACCGGTGGGGTGGCCGGCGCGTCGGTGCGCGGCGAAGGGATCATCGGTACCTCGAAGATCGTCGTCGACGAGTCCCGGCGGGTCCTCGTGGGCGCGACGTTCACCGGCCCGGATACCCAGGAGATGGTGCACGCGGCGACGATCGCGATCGTCGCCGCGGTGCCGGTCGAGCGGCTGTGGCACGCGGTGCCCTCGTTTCCGACGGTGTGCGAGGTGTGGCTACGCCTGCTGGAGGAATACGGCCTCTGA
- a CDS encoding ABC transporter substrate-binding protein, which produces MISPSSRRLTMMAAALAAVTLAAVTACGSDGSSGAQRRATTVLLDWEPNPDHLALYSAQDAGDYTDAGLNVTLRSPSDPSDPLKLVSTGTVDLGISYEPEVVIAGVEKLDVVAVGALIPTALNSIMAVGSAGITKPADLAGATVGTSGLRTDEAFLDAIAKANHFDPAAIHRVDVGADLLPAMISKKVQATLGAYRNVEGVTLADRGLAPKIIPVTEAGVPQYDELVVVARRSRLASDPAYATLVRDFLRATAAGNARALDDPAKAEKTLSGVADGYDPKLLPKMVQATAPLLRNPAGFGRMDTGAWTSFIRWMHSEGLIKATVPTADVVTNDYLPKP; this is translated from the coding sequence ATGATCTCGCCGAGCTCCCGCCGGCTGACCATGATGGCGGCCGCACTCGCCGCCGTCACGCTCGCGGCCGTCACGGCCTGCGGCTCCGACGGCTCGTCCGGCGCCCAGCGCCGGGCCACCACGGTGCTGCTCGACTGGGAGCCCAACCCGGACCACCTCGCGCTGTACTCGGCGCAGGACGCCGGCGACTACACCGACGCCGGGCTGAACGTCACCCTGCGTTCGCCGTCGGATCCGTCCGACCCGCTCAAGCTCGTCAGCACCGGCACCGTCGACCTGGGCATCTCCTACGAACCCGAAGTGGTCATCGCCGGGGTCGAGAAGCTCGACGTCGTCGCCGTCGGCGCCCTCATCCCCACCGCCCTGAACTCAATCATGGCCGTGGGTTCGGCCGGCATCACGAAGCCGGCCGACCTGGCCGGGGCCACGGTCGGCACCTCGGGGCTGCGCACCGACGAGGCCTTTCTCGACGCGATCGCGAAGGCCAACCACTTCGACCCCGCTGCGATCCACCGCGTCGACGTCGGCGCCGACCTGCTGCCCGCCATGATCTCCAAAAAGGTGCAGGCCACCCTCGGTGCCTACCGCAACGTCGAGGGCGTCACCCTCGCCGACCGCGGCCTGGCCCCGAAGATCATCCCGGTGACCGAGGCCGGGGTGCCGCAGTACGACGAGCTGGTCGTCGTCGCCCGGCGCAGCCGGCTCGCCAGCGACCCGGCGTACGCGACCCTCGTCCGCGACTTCCTGCGCGCGACCGCGGCGGGCAACGCGCGAGCCCTCGACGACCCGGCGAAGGCGGAGAAGACGTTGTCGGGCGTCGCCGACGGGTACGACCCCAAGCTGCTGCCGAAGATGGTCCAGGCGACGGCCCCGCTGCTGCGCAACCCGGCCGGCTTCGGCCGGATGGACACGGGCGCCTGGACGTCGTTCATCCGCTGGATGCACTCCGAGGGACTGATCAAGGCCACGGTCCCGACGGCGGACGTCGTCACCAACGACTACCTGCCCAAGCCGTGA